In Jatrophihabitans sp., the sequence CAGCAGGCCGGTGAGACCAACGCAGACGCCTGCGCCTACAACGACTTCGCCCTGGTGAAGGTGGACGCGCCCTACGTGGCCAACGTGAACCCGTCAGTGCCGTTCTGGGGCGGTCCGGTCGCGCTGAACACCCAGGGCACCGCCACCGGTGACAAGGTCTACAGCTACGGCAACTCCATCTTGCGGGGCGGCATCGAACTGCTCTCGCCCAAGACCGGCGTCAGCCTCGGCGATGAGGGCAATGGCTGGTCGCACACGGTGTACACCGTGAGCCCGGGCGTCCCGGGAGACTCGGGGTCCGGCTTCCTGGACCCGTCCGGCAACGCGCTCGGCACCCTGTCGACGCTGCAGCTGGCGCCGCTGCCCGCCGCCAACGGCGTCGGCAACCTGTCCAGGGAGCTGGCCTACGCCAACGCCCACGGCATGTCCGGCGTGAACCTGGTCCCGGGCACCGAGGCCTTCGCCCCGGTCGTCTGAGTCGTCCGCACGCACGCCAAGCGGCCCGCGACCTCACCGTTGCGGGCCGCTTCGGCTTGTGCGCCCGGGCTGCCGCCTCCGTTGAGCCGTGGCTCGACCGCGCCCAACGGCGAGGCGGGGTAGCCCGGCGGATAGGCACAGCAGCTTCCGAGGTTGACTCTTCGACCGGGACTATAGGATTGCCGCCTTGGGCCGGTGAGGCCTGCTGTGATTTTGGGGTAAGGGGCCAACATGACCATCGCCGCGAACCCGCTGCCCGGAAGTCCCCGACTTCTGCTCGGGCCCGTCCTGCGCCACGTCGGCCAGGACGACGCCACCATCTGGGTCGAGACCGACCGGGCCTGCGTGGTGGAGATCCTCGGCCACCGCGAATCCACCTGGTGCATGGCGGGGCACCACTACGCCCTGGTGGTGCTGAGCGGGCTGCCGGCCGGGCAGAGCATCGACTATGACGTCCGGCTGGACGACCAGGCCGTCTGGCCGGTCGCCGAGGACCCGCGGCCGCGTCCCCGGATCCGCACCCTGGACGTCGACGCGCCGGTCCGGATCGCGTTCGGCTCCTGCCGTTACGCCCGCTCGGAAACGGTCGCCGATGACACCCACTACGAGCCGGACGCCCTGATGGTGCTGGCCCGGCAGCTGGCCGGGCAGGACGTGGCCAGCTGGCCGCACGCGCTGCTGATGCTGGGCGATCAGGTCTATGCCGATGAGACCAGTGAGGAGACCCGGCAGCGGATCCGGCAGCGTCGTGACATCACCACCGGTTCCAAGGAGCAGGTGGCCGACTACGAGGAGTACACCTGGCTCTACGCCGAGTCCTGGGATGACCCCGACGTCCGGTGGTTGATGTCGGTCCTTCCCAGCTCGATGATCTTCGACGACCACGACATCTGCGACGACTGGAACACCTCGCGGTCCTGGCGCGAGGACATGCAGGCCACCGACTGGTGGGCCGAGCGGGTCATCGGCGGGCTGGCCTCGTACTGGGTCTACCAGCACCTGGGCAACCTGTCCCCCACCGACCTGGCCGCTGACGAGCTGTACCAGCAGGTCCGCGGCCACGGCGGCGATGTCGAGCCGTTGCTGCGGGCCTTCGCCGAGCACGCCGACGCCGAGGCCGACGGCGCCAAGGGCACCCGCTGGTCCTACCGGCGTGACTTCGGACCGATCCGGCTGCTGATGATCGACTCGCGGTGCGGCCGCATACTCGACGGCCAGCGCAGCATGATCGCCGACAACGAGCTGGACTGGATCAGCGAGCAGGCCGACGGGGATTATGACCACCTGCTCATCGGCACCTCGCTGCCCTGGCTGCTGGCGCGGGCGCTGCACGATATCGAGTCGTGGAACGAGGCCCTGGCCGACGGCGTTCGAGGCGCCCGGCTGGCCCGCTGGTCGGAGACGCTGCGCCGGGCGGCCGACCTGGAGCACTGGGCAGCGTTCCACAGCTCCTTCGACAGCCTCGCCGACCTGATCCGGGAGGTCGCCCAGGGCAAGCGCGGTGAGCGTGCCCCGGCAACGGTGTGCGTGCTGTCCGGCGACGTCCATCACGCCTACGTGGCACGGGCCATCTATGACGAGCCGGTCAGCTCGCAGGTCTACCAGCTGACCTGCTCACCGCTGCACAACTACGTGCCGCTGGTGATGAAGGTGGCATTCCGGCTGGCCTGGAGCCGGCTGGCCGAGCGCACCGCCCGATCGCTGCTCAGTGTCGTGACCCGGGTCCCGCGCACCCAGTTGCGCTGGAGCCGCGAAGCCGGGCCGTACTTCGGCAACGAGATGATGACGTTCACCGCGGCCGGCCGGATAGCCCTGGTCGAGCTGGCTCGGACCCGCGCCGAGGACAGCGACTCGCTGCACGTGGTGCAGCGGGTCGCGTTGGCCAGCGACTGACCGCTGAGCGGCCCGGCAGCGACTGGTCAGCGGGCCGCTCGACAGTGACCAGTCAGCGGTCCGCCGTCAGCGCCTTGAGCAGCGGTCTAGTCGGCGGCAGGCGTCAGCTCGCTCAGCGGGGTGCCGGTGTCGGCCAACCGATCGGCGTCTATGCCGGCCTGTGAACGGATCAGGGCCTTGATGTCGTCGGTGACATCCCAGACGTTGACATTCATCCCGGCCAGCACCCGATTGTCCTTGAGCCAGAAGGCGATGAACTCCCGGCCGGGCACGTCGCCACGGAACACCACCCGGTCATAGCCGCCCGGGTCGACGTAGCCGACGTACTCCATTCCCAGGTCGTACTGATCGGTGAAGAAGTAGGGCAGCTGGTCGTAGTGCGCCCGCTGACCGAGCATCGACGCCGCGGCGGTCTTGGGCTGGTTCAGCGCGTTGGCCCAGTGCTCGACCCGGATGTGCTTGTTGTACAAGGCGTTCATCGAGTTGGCCACGTCACCGGCGGCGAAGATCCGCCAATCGCTGCTGCACAGGGACGAGTCGAGCACGATGCCGTCGTCCACGCTCAGGCCCGCGGCCTCGGCGAGCTGGCTGTTGGGGGTGACGCCGACCGCCACCAGCACCGCGTCGGCCTCGATCACCGTGCCGTCGCCGAGCGTGACGCCGCTGGCGCGGCCGGCGCTGGTGCAGATCTCGGTGATGCTGGCGTTGAACCGGAAATCCACCCCGCGCTGGAGGTGCAGGTCGGCGAACACCCGCGCCACCTCGGGCCCGAGGACCCGCAGCAGCGGCAGCTCGGCGCTCTCGACCACGGTGACCTCGACGCCCGCCTGGCGGGCCGCGGCCGCGACTTCCAGGCCGATCCAGCCGGCGCCGATCACCACCAGCCGCGAGATGGTGGGCAGCAGCGCGCGCAACCGGTCCGAGTCGTCCAGCGTGCGCAGCAGGTGCACGCCTTCGGCGTCGGCGCCCGGCACCGACAGCGTGCGGGGGCTGGCCCCGGTGGCCAGCAGCAGCATGTCGTAGCCGACCTGGTCGCCGTCGCTCAGCTCGACCACGCGCGCGTCGCGATCCAGGCGGCTGGCGGTGCTGTTCAGGCGCAGTTCGACGTCGTGTTCGGCATACCAGCTCTCGGGGTGGACGAAGGCCTTCTCACGCTCAGCCGAACCGGCCAGGTAACCCTTGGACAGCGGTGGCCGTTCGTAGGGCAGGTGCTGCTCGGCGCCGATCAGCGTGATGCGACCGCTGAAGCCCTGATCGCGAAGGGCTTCAGCCGTTTTGGCGCCGGCCAGACTGGCGCCGACGATGACGAAGTTTTCCGACGTGCTCATCGAGCGTGCCTCTCTCGTGGGGTGTGCGACATCAGCGGTCGCGGGTCAGTGCGAAGAATTCCTGGCGGGCTGCCGGGTCGATGCGCAGGTGGCCGTGCAGCGCCGAGGTGAGGGTGCGCGAGCCGTGCGCGCGGACCCCCCGCAGTGACATGCACTGGTGCTCGGCCTCGAGAACTACCCCGACGCCCTTGGGGTGCAGGTGCGCCTGCAGGCAGTCCGCGACCTGCTGGGTGAGCCGTTCCTGGACCTGCAGGCCCCGGGCGAAACGCTCGAGGACCCGAGCCAGCTTGGACAGTCCCACGATGCGCTGATCGGGAAGGTAGCCGACGTGCGCCACTCCGTGAAAGGGCAGCAGGTGGTGCTCGCACAGCGACTGGAACGGTATGCCGCAGGCCAGCACGAGCTGGTCGTAGTTCTCGTCGTTGGCGAACGTGGTCAGGTCGAAGTCGCGCGGGGTCAGCAGTTCGGCATAGGCGCCGGCCACCCGCCGCGGGGTCTGGCGCAGGTGCTCGGCCTCGGGGTCCTGGCCCAGCGCGATCAGCAGCGCTCGAACCGCGCGCTCGGCACCCGGGAGGTCGATCGGCGGGGTGGCGTTGACGATGCGC encodes:
- a CDS encoding serine protease: MTGVVVIPALIAAPSAGADIAKKNNPAAPTWAPAATATIHPGVQMFTDGAQCTANFVFSDGVSVYVGYAAHCAGTGAATDTDGCSTDSLPLGTPVTFNKRATLVTSGTQVGTGTLAYSSWIAMQQAGETNADACAYNDFALVKVDAPYVANVNPSVPFWGGPVALNTQGTATGDKVYSYGNSILRGGIELLSPKTGVSLGDEGNGWSHTVYTVSPGVPGDSGSGFLDPSGNALGTLSTLQLAPLPAANGVGNLSRELAYANAHGMSGVNLVPGTEAFAPVV
- a CDS encoding alkaline phosphatase D family protein, giving the protein MTIAANPLPGSPRLLLGPVLRHVGQDDATIWVETDRACVVEILGHRESTWCMAGHHYALVVLSGLPAGQSIDYDVRLDDQAVWPVAEDPRPRPRIRTLDVDAPVRIAFGSCRYARSETVADDTHYEPDALMVLARQLAGQDVASWPHALLMLGDQVYADETSEETRQRIRQRRDITTGSKEQVADYEEYTWLYAESWDDPDVRWLMSVLPSSMIFDDHDICDDWNTSRSWREDMQATDWWAERVIGGLASYWVYQHLGNLSPTDLAADELYQQVRGHGGDVEPLLRAFAEHADAEADGAKGTRWSYRRDFGPIRLLMIDSRCGRILDGQRSMIADNELDWISEQADGDYDHLLIGTSLPWLLARALHDIESWNEALADGVRGARLARWSETLRRAADLEHWAAFHSSFDSLADLIREVAQGKRGERAPATVCVLSGDVHHAYVARAIYDEPVSSQVYQLTCSPLHNYVPLVMKVAFRLAWSRLAERTARSLLSVVTRVPRTQLRWSREAGPYFGNEMMTFTAAGRIALVELARTRAEDSDSLHVVQRVALASD
- a CDS encoding FAD-dependent oxidoreductase, which codes for MSTSENFVIVGASLAGAKTAEALRDQGFSGRITLIGAEQHLPYERPPLSKGYLAGSAEREKAFVHPESWYAEHDVELRLNSTASRLDRDARVVELSDGDQVGYDMLLLATGASPRTLSVPGADAEGVHLLRTLDDSDRLRALLPTISRLVVIGAGWIGLEVAAAARQAGVEVTVVESAELPLLRVLGPEVARVFADLHLQRGVDFRFNASITEICTSAGRASGVTLGDGTVIEADAVLVAVGVTPNSQLAEAAGLSVDDGIVLDSSLCSSDWRIFAAGDVANSMNALYNKHIRVEHWANALNQPKTAAASMLGQRAHYDQLPYFFTDQYDLGMEYVGYVDPGGYDRVVFRGDVPGREFIAFWLKDNRVLAGMNVNVWDVTDDIKALIRSQAGIDADRLADTGTPLSELTPAAD
- the folE gene encoding GTP cyclohydrolase I FolE, with translation MVNVVAPVQPDPGADPAEDFDDPAAGTAPHTLRIVNATPPIDLPGAERAVRALLIALGQDPEAEHLRQTPRRVAGAYAELLTPRDFDLTTFANDENYDQLVLACGIPFQSLCEHHLLPFHGVAHVGYLPDQRIVGLSKLARVLERFARGLQVQERLTQQVADCLQAHLHPKGVGVVLEAEHQCMSLRGVRAHGSRTLTSALHGHLRIDPAARQEFFALTRDR